In Poecilia reticulata strain Guanapo linkage group LG1, Guppy_female_1.0+MT, whole genome shotgun sequence, one genomic interval encodes:
- the gtpbp2b gene encoding GTP-binding protein 2b codes for MVDLLQTAAVPPGNRHDGPGSLSNIKGKKSSKKSRARRGKQSRKRRNKRKRNNRTPPPILPPEAEEGNIEYKLKLVNPTQYRFEHLATQLKWRLQEGRGEAVYQIGVEDNGLLVGLTEADMKGSLKTLKRMAEKVGADITLLREREVDYGLDRNIRKIAEVLVRKVPDDQQFLDLRVAVLGNVDSGKSTLLGVLTQGELDNGRGRARLNLFRHLHEIQTGRTSSISFEILGFNSKGEVVNYSESRTAEEICESSSKMITFIDLAGHHKYLKTTVFGLTSYCPDFAMLVVSANTGIAGTTREHLGLAMALKVPIFIVVSKVDLCSRGTVERTVRQLERVLKQPGCNKIPMVVMNPDDAVTAAQQFTQSACITPIFTLSSVSGESLDLLKVFLNILPPLSNSKEQEELMQQLTEFQVDEIYSVPDVGTVVGGTLYSGVCREGERLVVGPTEEGRFLRLKVGSIQRNRSACRVLKAGQAATLALGNFDRSLLRKGMVMVSPKMNPTICCQFEAAIVLLFHAKTFRRGSQVTVHVGNVRQTATVECLHGKDELRTGERAVVRFRFIKHPEYLRLSAKLLFREGVTKGIGHVTRLLPQDQNLNHDQNLQDY; via the exons ATGGTTGATTTGCTCCAAACTGCCGCGGTTCCTCCCGGAAACAGACATGATGGACCAGGCTCCCTGTCAAATATCAAAGGGAAGAAATCATCCAAAAAGTCGCGGGCCAGACGAGGCAAACAAAGCAGGAAGagaaggaataaaagaaaaaggaacaacagGACACCGCCACCGATTTTACCACCGGAG gCTGAAGAAGGAAACATTGAATACAAG TTAAAGCTGGTCAACCCCACTCAGTACCGCTTCGAGCATCTGGCCACACAGCTGAAGTGGCGCCTGCAGGAGGGCCGCGGTGAGGCCGTGTACCAGATCGGAGTAGAAGACAACGGCCTGCTGGTGGGTCTGACGGAGGCCGACATGAAAGGCTCGCTCAAGACGCTAAAGAGAATGGCAGAGAA GGTCGGAGCTGATATAACGCTTCTGCGAGAAAGGGAAGTGGACTATGGCCTGGACAGAAATATCCGGAAAATTGCAGAGGTTCTTGTCCGAAAGGTTCCTGACGATCAGCAG TTCCTGGACCTGCGTGTGGCCGTGCTGGGAAATGTGGACTCAGGGAAGTCGACCCTGCTGGGCGTCCTGACGCAGGGAGAGTTGGATAACGGTAGAGGTCGAGCTCGGCTAAACCTTTTCAGACACCTGCATGAAATCCAGACGGGACGCACCTCCAGCATCAGCTTTGAAATCTTGGGCTTTAACAGCAAAGGAGAG GTGGTAAACTACAGTGAGTCTCGAACAGCAGAGGAGATCTGTGAGAGCTCATCCAAAATGATCACCTTCATCGACCTGGCAGGTCACCACAAGTACCTGAAGACCACCGTCTTCGGTTTAACCAGCTACTGCCCTGACTTTGCCATGCTTGTAGTGAGCGCCAACACCGGCATAG CTGGTACAACTCGAGAGCACTTGGGTCTGGCCATGGCTCTGAAAGTCCCGATTTTTATCGTAGTCAGTAAAGTGGATCTGTGCTCCCGCGGCACCGTGGAGCGAACTGTCCGGCAGCTGGAGCGAGTCCTGAAGCAGCCAGGCTGCAACAAGATTCCCATGGTGGTGATGAATCCTGATGACGCAGTGACTGCAGCGCAGCAGTTCACCCAGTCTGCATG cATCACACCCATCTTCACCCTGTCCAGCGTGTCTGGAGAAAGCCTCGACCTCCTGAAGGTTTTCCTGAACATCCTTCCTCCGCTTAGCAACAGCAAAGAACAGGAGGAGCTGATGCAGCAGCTTACAGAGTTCCAg GTGGATGAGATCTACTCAGTCCCTGATGTTGGGACTGTTGTTGGAGGAACTCTGTACAG TGGAGTTTGCCGGGAGGGCGAGCGACTCGTTGTTGGACCCACCGAAGAGGGTCGTTTCCTGCGCCTGAAAGTGGGCAGCATCCAGAGGAACCGCTCGGCCTGCAGGGTGCTGAAGGCTGGGCAGGCAGCCACTCTGGCTCTGGGAAACTTTGACCGCTCACTTTTGCgcaag GGCATGGTGATGGTCAGCCCCAAGATGAACCCGACCATCTGCTGCCAGTTCGAAGCTGCCATTGTTCTGCTCTTCCACGCAAAGACTTTCCGGCGGGGTTCTCAGGTCACCGTCCATGTCGGTAACGTCCGGCAGACGGCTACGGTGGAGTGCCTTCATGGAAAG GACGAGCTTCGAACGGGAGAGAGGGCCGTTGTTCGCTTTCGCTTCATCAAGCACCCCGAGTATTTGCGACTGAGCGCTAAGCTGCTCTTCAGGGAGGGAGTCACCAAGGGCATCGGTCATGTAACACGTCTGCTTCCCCAAGACCAGAATCTGAACCATGACCAGAATCTGCAGGATTATTAG
- the LOC103470863 gene encoding apoptosis-stimulating of p53 protein 2-like isoform X1, producing MMPMFLTVHLGSNDQRITEVPVMPEMLCRDVVELCKEPGEADCYLAETWRGSERVVEEDEPMLEVLQRWGHQRGEVRYILRYPRASGHETAGCRAADQTTLERLRENGFSVIPLDMSLSELQDLATRQQQQIDAQQQLLAFKEQQLCYLKLQEQHQEVSGQDRLLQLQENIRNQEARLLRVRALRGQVEQKRNINSKLVEEIEQMTSLFQRKHNELEVAAAKVEELSGQLEAIRNARFEPPFPFHPHNSSSELKDLYKDLQLRNQLNQEQSARLQQQKDRLKKNNMEVVAMDQRLGELQERLWKKKAALQQKENLPVALNSVNPQHEPGSRVAAVGPYIQSASRSNSQPSAVLPCQETMVKSAYPDGTATLPMRASSRKPPAIPAKPSISVETLKDNTCIPSPGASRLGHTAQTQLKDNQSKSTVPPAVPTKPKLFPFSGPSTFSKPAFWTGTFPGKKKLKDPGVMSTHTNTLPLHSNKESPPAAAVRPYTPNPTDVPPPVFQKPQTLAASSIYSMYTQQATPGKAYQAEGQGTLSRSKPRVYGKPVLPAGKRPQTVSSDSTSLRSGICEFGTDTISSAINDDKGADADTAECAIPRPLSPSKLLPFASNPHRNSDADLEGLRRRLHNAPRPLKKRSSVVESEGPAGFNIEKLLYQQTTLAAMETIPMKNISPPEENVQSTVPDDRTIKKDVSSRVKEKSLAVVMSAGHNSDSLTTPSLVPDPDPFFVSSQEDKDEELSSTAPQQEHFPEEMFTWPPPPYPSCEEEEQADDTLSFQQPILQDTVPHSKQSILRKPGSDCVEHRTRVQFSPLALLLDSSLEGEFDLVQRVIYDVDDASMPNDEGITALHNAVCAGHTDIVKFLVQFGVNVNAADSDGWTPLHCAASCNNVQVCKFLVESGAAVFSATYSDMQTAADKCEEMEEGYAQCSQFLYGVQEKMGVMNRGVVYALWSYKPENKDELCFSEGDCLTVLKQEGEVETEWWWARCGDHEGYIPRNLLGLYPRIKPRQRSLA from the exons ATGTTCCTTACCGTACACCTTGGCAGCAACGACCAGCGCATCACGGAGGTTCCCGTCATGCCAGAGATGCTGTGCAGAGACGTTGTGGAGCTCTGTAAGGAGCCTGGTGAGGCCGACTGCTACCTGGCTGAGACCTGGAGAGGCTCAG AGCGTGTGGTTGAAGAAGACGAGCCGATGTTGGAGGTGCTGCAGCGATGGGGCCACCAGAGAGGGGAGGTGCGCTACATCCTGCGATACCCAAGAGCCTCTGGACACGAAACAG ctggatgcagagctgcagatcaAACTACTTTGGAAAGACTCAGAGAGAATGGG TTCTCAGTTATTCCTCTGGATATGTCGCTGAGCGAGCTGCAGGATCTGGCAAcaagacagcagcagcagattgatgcccagcagcagcttttgGCCTTCAAG gagcagcagctgtgttACCTGAAGCTGCAGGAGCAGCATCAGGAGGTATCTGGGCAAGACCGACTGCTTCAGCTGCAAGAAAACATACGCAACCAGGAGGCCAGACTGCTACGGGTCCGGGCTCTCAGGGGCCAAGTGGAGCAGAAACGAAACATAAACTCCAAATTAG TGGAGGAGATTGAGCAGATGACCAGCCTGTTTCAGCGGAAGCACAACGAGTTGGAAGTGGCTGCAGCCAAGGTGGAGGAGCTGAGCGGCCAGCTGGAGGCAATAAGAAATGCTCGTTTTGAGCctccttttccttttcatcCTCACAACTCTTCTTCCGAGCTAAAGGACTTATATAAAGACTTGCAG CTGAGGAACCAGCTGAACCAGGAACAAAGTGctaggctgcagcagcagaaagacaggctgaaaaagaacaacatggAAGTCGTTGCAATGGACCAACGTCTTGGTGAGCTTCAAGAGAGACTCTGGAAGAAAAAGGCTGCcctgcagcagaaagagaaCCTGCCA GTGGCCTTAAACAGCGTCAACCCTCAACATGAGCCAGGCTCCAGAGTAGCAGCAGTGGGGCCATACATCCAGTCCGCCTCTAGGTCAAACTCCCAGCCTTCTGCTGTGCTTCCTTGCCAGGAAACGATGGTGAAGTCGGCATATCCAGATGGCACTGCCACCTTACCAATGCGTGCCTCATCCCGAAAGCCACCAGCTATACCAGCCAAACCAAGCATTA GTGTGGAGACCCTAAAAGACAACACTTGCATTCCTTCCCCTGGTGCTTCACGACTTGGTCACACCGCACAGACGCAGCTAAAGGATAACCAG tCCAAGTCAACGGTGCCACCAGCAGTTCCCACCAAACCGAAATTATTTCCTTTCTCTGGTCCATCAACCTTTTCCAAGCCTGCCTTTTGGACAGGGACCTTTCCTGGGAAAAAGAAACTTAAGGATCCAGGGGTCATGTCTACCCACACCAACACCCTCCCTCTGCACAGCAATAAGGAAAgtcctcctgcagctgcagtgcGACCCTACACACCAAACCCCACGGATGTGCCTCCACCTGTGTTTCAGAAACCCCAAACTCTGGCAGCTTCATCAATCTATTCGATGTACACCCAGCAGGCCACCCCTGGTAAAGCCTACCAAGCAGAAGGCCAGGGCACACTGTCCCGCAGCAAACCGCGAG TGTACGGAAAACCAGTCCTTCCAGCTGGCAAGAGGCCGCAAACAGTCAGCTCAGACAGCACTTCCTTGAGATCTGGGATCTGTGAGTTTGGGACTGATACCATTTCATCTGCTATCAATGATGACAAAGGTGCAGATGCTGATACCGCAGAATGCGCGATTCCTCGTCCACTCAGTCCCTCCAAGCTCCTCCCGTTCGCGTCCAACCCTCACAGGAACTCTGATGCCGACTTGGAGGGCCTCCGCCGCCGACTGCACAACGCCCCCCGGCCTCTGAAAAAACGCAGTTCAGTCGTAGAGTCTGAAGGCCCGGCTGGATTTAATATTGAGAAGCTTCTGTACCAGCAGACAACTCTGGCTGCCATGGAAACCATTCCTATGAAGAACATCAGTCCACCAGAGGAAAATGTTCAGTCCACAGTTCCTGACGACAGGACCATCAAGAAAGATGTCAGTTCCAGGGTGAAAGAGAAAAGTTTAGCTGTTGTGATGTCAGCTGGACACAACAGTGACAGTTTGACAACACCTTCCCTGGTCCCAGATCCTGATCCTTTCTTTGTATCCTCACAGGAAGATAAGGATGAAGAACTTTCTTCCACTGCACCTCAACAGGAGCACTTTCCAGAGGAGATGTTTACTTGGCCACCTCCGCCTTATCCCAGCTGTGAGGAGGAAGAACAGGCAGATGATACACTCAGCTTTCAGCAACCGATACTACAAGACACAGTCCCACAT AGTAAACAGTCAATCTTGCGTAAACCTGGCTCTGACTGCGTGGAGCACAGGACGCGAGTCCAGTTCAGCCCTCTGGCCCTGCTGCTGGATTCCTCTCTGGAGGGTGAATTTGACCTTGTCCAGAGAGTCATCTATGAT GTGGATGATGCCAGCATGCCTAACGATGAGGGAATCACAGCGTTGCACAATGCTGTCTGTGCCGGCCACACTGACATAGTGAAGTTTTTGGTTCAATTTGGTGTCAACGTCAATGCTGCTGATAGTGATGGCTG GACGCCCCTGCACTGTGCTGCCTCTTGCAACAATGTTCAGGTTTGCAAGTTCCTGGTGGAATCTGGGGCAGCTGTGTTTTCAGCTACATACAGTGACATGCAGACTGCAGCTGACAAGTGTGAGGAAATGGAGGAGGGCTATGCACAGTGCTCCCAGTTCCTTTATG GTGTTCAGGAGAAGATGGGCGTGATGAACCGTGGGGTGGTGTATGCTCTGTGGAGCTATAAGCCTGAAAATAAGGATGAGCTGTGCTTTAGCGAAGGAGACTGCCTGACGGTGCTGAAACAGGAAGGGGAGGTCGAGACAGAATGGTGGTGGGCTCGATGTGGCGACCATGAAGGATACATTCCCCGCAACCTTCTTGGG CTCTATCCGAGGATCAAGCCACGGCAGAGGAGCCTAGCTTAG
- the LOC103470863 gene encoding apoptosis-stimulating of p53 protein 2-like isoform X2: MMPMFLTVHLGSNDQRITEVPVMPEMLCRDVVELCKEPGEADCYLAETWRGSERVVEEDEPMLEVLQRWGHQRGEVRYILRYPRASGHETAGCRAADQTTLERLRENGFSVIPLDMSLSELQDLATRQQQQIDAQQQLLAFKEQQLCYLKLQEQHQEVSGQDRLLQLQENIRNQEARLLRVRALRGQVEQKRNINSKLVEEIEQMTSLFQRKHNELEVAAAKVEELSGQLEAIRNARFEPPFPFHPHNSSSELKDLYKDLQLRNQLNQEQSARLQQQKDRLKKNNMEVVAMDQRLGELQERLWKKKAALQQKENLPVALNSVNPQHEPGSRVAAVGPYIQSASRSNSQPSAVLPCQETMVKSAYPDGTATLPMRASSRKPPAIPAKPSISVETLKDNTCIPSPGASRLGHTAQTQLKDNQSKSTVPPAVPTKPKLFPFSGPSTFSKPAFWTGTFPGKKKLKDPGVMSTHTNTLPLHSNKESPPAAAVRPYTPNPTDVPPPVFQKPQTLAASSIYSMYTQQATPGKAYQAEGQGTLSRSKPRVYGKPVLPAGKRPQTVSSDSTSLRSGICEFGTDTISSAINDDKGADADTAECAIPRPLSPSKLLPFASNPHRNSDADLEGLRRRLHNAPRPLKKRSSVVESEGPAGFNIEKLLYQQTTLAAMETIPMKNISPPEENVQSTVPDDRTIKKDEDKDEELSSTAPQQEHFPEEMFTWPPPPYPSCEEEEQADDTLSFQQPILQDTVPHSKQSILRKPGSDCVEHRTRVQFSPLALLLDSSLEGEFDLVQRVIYDVDDASMPNDEGITALHNAVCAGHTDIVKFLVQFGVNVNAADSDGWTPLHCAASCNNVQVCKFLVESGAAVFSATYSDMQTAADKCEEMEEGYAQCSQFLYGVQEKMGVMNRGVVYALWSYKPENKDELCFSEGDCLTVLKQEGEVETEWWWARCGDHEGYIPRNLLGLYPRIKPRQRSLA; the protein is encoded by the exons ATGTTCCTTACCGTACACCTTGGCAGCAACGACCAGCGCATCACGGAGGTTCCCGTCATGCCAGAGATGCTGTGCAGAGACGTTGTGGAGCTCTGTAAGGAGCCTGGTGAGGCCGACTGCTACCTGGCTGAGACCTGGAGAGGCTCAG AGCGTGTGGTTGAAGAAGACGAGCCGATGTTGGAGGTGCTGCAGCGATGGGGCCACCAGAGAGGGGAGGTGCGCTACATCCTGCGATACCCAAGAGCCTCTGGACACGAAACAG ctggatgcagagctgcagatcaAACTACTTTGGAAAGACTCAGAGAGAATGGG TTCTCAGTTATTCCTCTGGATATGTCGCTGAGCGAGCTGCAGGATCTGGCAAcaagacagcagcagcagattgatgcccagcagcagcttttgGCCTTCAAG gagcagcagctgtgttACCTGAAGCTGCAGGAGCAGCATCAGGAGGTATCTGGGCAAGACCGACTGCTTCAGCTGCAAGAAAACATACGCAACCAGGAGGCCAGACTGCTACGGGTCCGGGCTCTCAGGGGCCAAGTGGAGCAGAAACGAAACATAAACTCCAAATTAG TGGAGGAGATTGAGCAGATGACCAGCCTGTTTCAGCGGAAGCACAACGAGTTGGAAGTGGCTGCAGCCAAGGTGGAGGAGCTGAGCGGCCAGCTGGAGGCAATAAGAAATGCTCGTTTTGAGCctccttttccttttcatcCTCACAACTCTTCTTCCGAGCTAAAGGACTTATATAAAGACTTGCAG CTGAGGAACCAGCTGAACCAGGAACAAAGTGctaggctgcagcagcagaaagacaggctgaaaaagaacaacatggAAGTCGTTGCAATGGACCAACGTCTTGGTGAGCTTCAAGAGAGACTCTGGAAGAAAAAGGCTGCcctgcagcagaaagagaaCCTGCCA GTGGCCTTAAACAGCGTCAACCCTCAACATGAGCCAGGCTCCAGAGTAGCAGCAGTGGGGCCATACATCCAGTCCGCCTCTAGGTCAAACTCCCAGCCTTCTGCTGTGCTTCCTTGCCAGGAAACGATGGTGAAGTCGGCATATCCAGATGGCACTGCCACCTTACCAATGCGTGCCTCATCCCGAAAGCCACCAGCTATACCAGCCAAACCAAGCATTA GTGTGGAGACCCTAAAAGACAACACTTGCATTCCTTCCCCTGGTGCTTCACGACTTGGTCACACCGCACAGACGCAGCTAAAGGATAACCAG tCCAAGTCAACGGTGCCACCAGCAGTTCCCACCAAACCGAAATTATTTCCTTTCTCTGGTCCATCAACCTTTTCCAAGCCTGCCTTTTGGACAGGGACCTTTCCTGGGAAAAAGAAACTTAAGGATCCAGGGGTCATGTCTACCCACACCAACACCCTCCCTCTGCACAGCAATAAGGAAAgtcctcctgcagctgcagtgcGACCCTACACACCAAACCCCACGGATGTGCCTCCACCTGTGTTTCAGAAACCCCAAACTCTGGCAGCTTCATCAATCTATTCGATGTACACCCAGCAGGCCACCCCTGGTAAAGCCTACCAAGCAGAAGGCCAGGGCACACTGTCCCGCAGCAAACCGCGAG TGTACGGAAAACCAGTCCTTCCAGCTGGCAAGAGGCCGCAAACAGTCAGCTCAGACAGCACTTCCTTGAGATCTGGGATCTGTGAGTTTGGGACTGATACCATTTCATCTGCTATCAATGATGACAAAGGTGCAGATGCTGATACCGCAGAATGCGCGATTCCTCGTCCACTCAGTCCCTCCAAGCTCCTCCCGTTCGCGTCCAACCCTCACAGGAACTCTGATGCCGACTTGGAGGGCCTCCGCCGCCGACTGCACAACGCCCCCCGGCCTCTGAAAAAACGCAGTTCAGTCGTAGAGTCTGAAGGCCCGGCTGGATTTAATATTGAGAAGCTTCTGTACCAGCAGACAACTCTGGCTGCCATGGAAACCATTCCTATGAAGAACATCAGTCCACCAGAGGAAAATGTTCAGTCCACAGTTCCTGACGACAGGACCATCAAGAAAGAT GAAGATAAGGATGAAGAACTTTCTTCCACTGCACCTCAACAGGAGCACTTTCCAGAGGAGATGTTTACTTGGCCACCTCCGCCTTATCCCAGCTGTGAGGAGGAAGAACAGGCAGATGATACACTCAGCTTTCAGCAACCGATACTACAAGACACAGTCCCACAT AGTAAACAGTCAATCTTGCGTAAACCTGGCTCTGACTGCGTGGAGCACAGGACGCGAGTCCAGTTCAGCCCTCTGGCCCTGCTGCTGGATTCCTCTCTGGAGGGTGAATTTGACCTTGTCCAGAGAGTCATCTATGAT GTGGATGATGCCAGCATGCCTAACGATGAGGGAATCACAGCGTTGCACAATGCTGTCTGTGCCGGCCACACTGACATAGTGAAGTTTTTGGTTCAATTTGGTGTCAACGTCAATGCTGCTGATAGTGATGGCTG GACGCCCCTGCACTGTGCTGCCTCTTGCAACAATGTTCAGGTTTGCAAGTTCCTGGTGGAATCTGGGGCAGCTGTGTTTTCAGCTACATACAGTGACATGCAGACTGCAGCTGACAAGTGTGAGGAAATGGAGGAGGGCTATGCACAGTGCTCCCAGTTCCTTTATG GTGTTCAGGAGAAGATGGGCGTGATGAACCGTGGGGTGGTGTATGCTCTGTGGAGCTATAAGCCTGAAAATAAGGATGAGCTGTGCTTTAGCGAAGGAGACTGCCTGACGGTGCTGAAACAGGAAGGGGAGGTCGAGACAGAATGGTGGTGGGCTCGATGTGGCGACCATGAAGGATACATTCCCCGCAACCTTCTTGGG CTCTATCCGAGGATCAAGCCACGGCAGAGGAGCCTAGCTTAG
- the rrp36 gene encoding ribosomal RNA processing protein 36 homolog translates to MRRREKQRQEAERKRKTTVSCSEEEDSDVEKKVSLFTLRGGEAEELRLSGHDDEDQNQSGDGAEEDSGDSEEEVSEGKSNDEEDDEEEDLEEEEDTNAEEDDDDDDDDEEAEEDHTGDGTKLQTEERIRKELSNMPFEDVIKLQQQVGNKAFNEVAFNNKKCRPVSSKKRLNKNRPMEISAKTPPSFLRQVIPAKKSTRRDPRFDSLSGEYKPEIFEKTYKFITDLKHKEKEVIKKQLKKTKTDHKKEKLQFLLKRLDNQERVRLIQEQQRERELQFKKQQRERASRGERPFFLKKSEKKKLQLAEKYQELKKSGKLENFLSKKRKRNAGKDHRKLPEKQLHNKKPFSS, encoded by the exons ATGAGGAGAAGAGAGAAACAGCGGCAGGAAGCGGAGCGGAAGAGGAAGACGACTGTAAGTTGCAGCGAAGAGGAAGACTCTGATGTGGAGAAGAAGGTCTCTCTGTTTACCCTAAGAGGaggggaggcagaggagctgcgGTTAAGTGGACACGATGATGAAGATCAAAACCAATCAGGTGACGGGGCTGAGGAAGACTCTGGGGACAGCGAAGAAGAGGTATCGGAGGGGAAGAGTaatgatgaagaagatgatgaagaagaagatctagaagaagaagaggacaCTAATgcagaggaagatgatgatgatgatgatgatgatgaagaggcagaggaggacCATACTGGTGATGGCACAAAGTTGCAAACAGAGGAACGCATTAGGAAAG AACTGTCCAACATGCCCTTTGAGGATGTCATTAAGCTGCAGCAACAAGTGGGAAATAAAGCATTCAATGAGGTCgcattcaacaacaaaaaatgccGACCTGTCAGCAGTAAGAAACGGCTGAACAAAAACAG ACCAATGGAAATTTCAGCAAAGACTCCACCGTCCTTCCTACGTCAGGTCATTCCTGCCAAGAAATCA acCAGGAGAGATCCTCGATTTGACAGCCTGTCAGGAGAATACAAACCAGAGATATTTGAAAAGACGTACAAGTTTATTACTGACctcaaacacaaagagaaagag GTCATTAAGAAGCAGCTAAAGAAGACAAAGACTGACCACAAGAAGGAGAAGCTGCAGTTCCTGCTGAAGAGATTG GATAACCAGGAGCGAGTGAGATTGatccaggagcagcagagagagagagagctgcagTTCAAGAAGCAGCAGCGAGAGCGAGCCAGTCGGGGAGAACGGCCATTTTTCCTCAAGAAAT CGGaaaagaagaagctgcagctggccGAAAAGTATCAGGAACTGAAGAAGAGCGGCAAACTGGAGAACTTCCTTAGCAAGAAACGGAAGAGGAACGCAGGAAAAGACCACAGGAAGCTTCCCGAGAAACAGCTACACaacaaaaagcctttttccTCCTGA